The proteins below are encoded in one region of Pseudomonas entomophila L48:
- the pgsA gene encoding CDP-diacylglycerol--glycerol-3-phosphate 3-phosphatidyltransferase, with product MNIPNLLTVLRVLLIPIFILLFYVPYHWSYMAASTVFAIAAATDWLDGYLARRLQQSTPFGAFLDPVADKLMVAVALVLLVQVHANFWLTLPAAVIIGREIVVSALREWMAELGARAHVAVSNLGKWKTAAQMLALVILLANPPVLTFWVVLGYGLLLVAAGLTLVSMVHYLLAAWPHLREGSEQK from the coding sequence ATGAATATTCCAAACCTGCTCACCGTTCTACGCGTCCTGCTCATCCCGATCTTCATCCTGCTGTTCTATGTGCCCTATCACTGGAGCTACATGGCCGCCAGCACGGTGTTCGCCATCGCCGCCGCCACCGACTGGCTCGACGGCTACCTGGCCCGTCGGTTGCAGCAAAGCACGCCATTCGGCGCCTTCCTCGACCCGGTGGCCGACAAGCTGATGGTGGCCGTGGCCCTGGTGCTGCTGGTGCAGGTGCACGCCAACTTCTGGCTCACCCTGCCGGCGGCGGTGATCATCGGCCGCGAGATCGTGGTCTCGGCGCTGCGCGAGTGGATGGCCGAGCTGGGGGCGAGGGCGCATGTGGCAGTGTCGAACCTGGGCAAGTGGAAGACCGCCGCGCAGATGCTGGCGCTGGTAATCCTGCTGGCCAACCCGCCGGTGCTGACCTTCTGGGTGGTGCTGGGCTATGGTTTGCTGCTGGTGGCCGCCGGCCTGACCCTGGTGTCGATGGTGCACTACCTGCTGGCCGCCTGGCCGCACCTGCGCGAAGGCTCGGAACAGAAATAA